A stretch of Spirosoma oryzicola DNA encodes these proteins:
- a CDS encoding nucleoside triphosphate pyrophosphohydrolase family protein, protein MHSPDSLTQVAEFHRTFHAPVLDTPQIPSEGRCQLRVALLAEELDEFRDAIAANDIVAVADALCDLQYVLSGAVLEFGLGDKFKALFDEVQRSNMSKACLTVEEAEATVAQYQDKGVPCHFIESDGKFLVYRDADHKTLKSINYSPADLETVLNSQS, encoded by the coding sequence ATGCACTCACCTGACTCACTTACCCAGGTTGCGGAATTTCACCGCACGTTTCATGCGCCCGTACTCGATACCCCACAGATCCCGTCCGAAGGCCGTTGTCAACTGCGCGTGGCATTGCTGGCCGAAGAACTCGACGAATTTCGGGATGCTATTGCCGCTAACGACATTGTGGCGGTAGCCGATGCGCTTTGTGATTTGCAATACGTACTGTCGGGGGCGGTTCTCGAATTTGGCCTGGGTGATAAATTCAAAGCCCTGTTCGATGAAGTACAACGATCCAACATGAGCAAAGCCTGCCTGACCGTCGAAGAAGCGGAAGCAACGGTAGCCCAGTATCAGGACAAGGGCGTTCCCTGCCACTTCATCGAGTCTGACGGAAAGTTTCTGGTGTACCGGGATGCCGACCACAAAACCCTTAAAAGCATCAACTACTCGCCCGCCGATTTAGAAACGGTGCTTAACAGCCAATCGTAA
- a CDS encoding MarC family protein yields MFNLKEIASVTLILFSVIDVIGSLPVIIDLRKKVGKIESEQATVVSGVLMISFLFVGERILKLFGVDVASFAVAGALIIFLIGLEMILGRTIFKPDEASTGGATHIVPIAFPLIAGAGTLTTIISLRAEYQTINIIIGILLNLILIYVVLKSSGWLETRLGSGGLAVIRKIFGIILLAIAIKLFKTNLIADF; encoded by the coding sequence ATGTTCAACCTGAAAGAAATTGCTTCGGTTACCCTTATTTTATTCTCGGTTATCGATGTCATTGGCTCCCTGCCCGTGATTATTGATCTGCGCAAAAAAGTCGGCAAGATTGAGTCGGAGCAGGCAACCGTGGTGTCGGGCGTGCTCATGATCTCATTTCTTTTCGTCGGCGAACGCATCCTCAAACTCTTCGGTGTCGATGTGGCTTCGTTCGCCGTAGCGGGCGCGCTGATTATTTTCCTGATTGGTCTGGAAATGATTCTGGGCCGAACGATTTTCAAACCAGACGAAGCCAGCACAGGCGGAGCAACGCACATCGTCCCGATCGCTTTCCCGCTGATTGCCGGAGCCGGTACGTTGACGACCATCATCTCGCTTCGCGCTGAGTATCAGACCATCAACATCATCATCGGTATCTTGTTGAATCTGATATTGATTTACGTCGTTCTAAAATCATCGGGCTGGCTTGAAACGCGTTTAGGATCGGGCGGGTTGGCCGTTATTCGTAAAATATTCGGTATTATCCTGCTAGCCATCGCTATCAAACTGTTTAAAACCAACCTGATCGCTGATTTCTAG
- a CDS encoding aminotransferase class V-fold PLP-dependent enzyme, with product MITFYPGPSKVYPQVADYAVDAVREGIVSLNHRSPGFMTIVQEAVQLLHEKLAIPADYHIAFVSSATECWEIVAQSLTEQASLHPYGGAFGKKWAEYAYRIKPPVALNQADVLCLVQNETSNGTQISMETLAQFRRDFSGTEGSALIAVDAVSSMAGISFDWTLADVWFASVQKCFGLPAGLAVLIYSPAALRRAQEIGENDHYNSLLFIHENFSKFQTPYTPNGLGIYLLMRVLQQVPPIVEVDAITKKRAAAWYAFFEQEMTASPFRLLVTNPAERSDTVIAVEGSEADIKAVKQAAQQAGIMLGNGYGDWKTTTFRIANFPAITDGEIETLQQFLLSFRA from the coding sequence ATGATTACGTTTTATCCCGGACCATCGAAAGTGTACCCGCAGGTAGCCGACTACGCGGTCGATGCCGTGCGCGAAGGCATTGTCAGTCTCAATCACCGCAGCCCCGGTTTCATGACGATCGTGCAGGAAGCGGTTCAACTACTGCACGAAAAACTCGCCATCCCCGCCGATTACCACATTGCTTTTGTATCATCAGCTACGGAATGCTGGGAAATTGTAGCGCAGTCGTTAACGGAACAGGCCAGTCTGCATCCTTATGGCGGTGCTTTCGGCAAAAAATGGGCGGAGTACGCGTACCGCATCAAGCCACCCGTCGCGCTTAATCAGGCTGATGTGTTGTGTCTGGTACAAAACGAAACGTCGAACGGTACGCAGATCAGCATGGAAACGCTCGCCCAGTTCCGGCGCGATTTTTCCGGCACAGAAGGGTCAGCCCTGATTGCGGTCGATGCCGTTTCGTCGATGGCGGGTATCTCATTCGACTGGACGCTGGCCGATGTGTGGTTTGCGTCGGTCCAGAAATGCTTCGGCCTACCCGCCGGACTGGCGGTGCTGATCTATTCACCGGCAGCGCTCCGGCGGGCACAGGAAATCGGCGAAAACGATCATTACAACAGCCTCCTATTTATCCACGAAAATTTTTCCAAGTTCCAGACGCCTTACACGCCTAACGGCCTCGGTATTTACCTGCTCATGCGGGTTTTGCAGCAAGTGCCGCCCATTGTGGAGGTCGATGCTATCACCAAAAAACGAGCTGCGGCCTGGTACGCTTTTTTTGAGCAGGAAATGACCGCATCACCGTTCCGATTGCTGGTTACCAACCCGGCTGAGCGTTCCGATACGGTGATCGCCGTTGAAGGCTCCGAAGCCGATATAAAAGCGGTCAAGCAAGCGGCTCAACAGGCGGGCATCATGCTCGGCAACGGCTACGGCGACTGGAAAACGACAACGTTTCGGATCGCCAACTTTCCGGCCATTACCGATGGCGAGATCGAAACCTTACAACAATTCCTTTTGTCATTTCGGGCATAA
- the aroQ gene encoding type II 3-dehydroquinate dehydratase has protein sequence MKQILIINGPNLNLLGKREPGIYGNRSFLDYLRTLEDLFPDVQLRYFQSNHEGDLIDKIHELGFDIDGIVINAGAYTHTSIAIADALSAVTAPAVEVHISNVHARESFRHHSYLSAKCKGIIVGLGLQGYEMAVRYLISEPIAANNK, from the coding sequence ATGAAACAGATCCTCATCATCAACGGTCCAAATCTGAACCTGCTGGGAAAACGAGAACCGGGCATTTACGGAAACCGCTCGTTTCTGGATTATCTGAGAACGCTGGAAGACCTGTTTCCTGATGTGCAACTTCGTTATTTCCAATCGAACCACGAGGGTGATCTGATCGATAAAATTCACGAATTAGGTTTCGACATCGACGGAATCGTTATCAACGCCGGGGCGTACACGCACACCTCCATCGCCATCGCCGACGCGCTTTCTGCCGTTACGGCTCCGGCCGTCGAAGTGCATATCTCCAACGTTCACGCCCGCGAATCGTTCCGGCACCACAGCTATTTGTCGGCCAAATGTAAAGGTATTATCGTTGGGCTGGGCCTCCAGGGCTACGAAATGGCGGTCCGCTATCTGATCAGCGAACCGATTGCCGCCAACAACAAGTAA
- the xerD gene encoding site-specific tyrosine recombinase XerD yields the protein MWQSYINAFKNYLKLERSLSENSVEAYLHDAEKLYEYILLTDPSLSPMQVTEKQLMNFLKYLGELGLSAHSQARMLSGLKSFFKYLLLENLIQHDPTQLLEAPKLGRKLPDTLSFPEIEAMLSVIDLSTPGGTRDRAMLEVLYSSGLRVSELLNLRLTNCYFDAGFIRVLGKGDKVRLVPIGQDAMHYTRIYVDHVRSTLAVQKGDEDTIFLNLRGKQLSRISVFTTIKKLAAEVGVKKNISPHTFRHSFATHLIEGGADLRAVQQMLGHESITTTEIYTHLDRDYLQQTLREFHPRAGRRKG from the coding sequence ATGTGGCAAAGTTATATAAACGCATTCAAGAACTACCTTAAACTCGAACGGTCGCTGTCGGAAAACTCCGTGGAGGCTTACCTGCACGATGCCGAAAAACTGTACGAATACATCCTGCTGACCGACCCGAGCCTGTCGCCCATGCAGGTGACGGAGAAGCAGTTAATGAATTTTCTGAAATACCTGGGTGAACTGGGATTGTCGGCGCATAGCCAGGCGCGGATGTTGTCGGGACTAAAATCGTTTTTTAAGTATTTATTGCTCGAAAACCTGATTCAGCACGATCCGACGCAATTGCTGGAAGCGCCGAAGCTGGGTCGGAAGCTGCCGGATACGCTTAGTTTCCCCGAAATCGAAGCGATGCTGTCCGTCATCGATTTGTCGACGCCCGGCGGAACCCGCGACCGGGCGATGCTCGAAGTGCTCTACAGTTCGGGCCTGCGCGTATCCGAACTGCTCAACTTACGGCTGACCAACTGCTACTTCGACGCTGGATTTATCCGGGTGCTGGGCAAAGGAGATAAGGTGAGACTGGTGCCCATCGGCCAAGATGCGATGCATTACACACGTATCTACGTGGACCACGTACGCTCGACACTGGCTGTTCAGAAAGGCGACGAGGATACTATTTTTCTTAATCTGCGCGGCAAGCAACTGTCCCGGATTTCGGTTTTTACGACGATAAAAAAATTAGCAGCAGAAGTAGGCGTCAAAAAAAACATCAGTCCCCATACGTTCCGGCACTCGTTTGCCACACACCTGATCGAAGGCGGTGCTGACCTGCGGGCGGTTCAGCAAATGTTGGGCCACGAGTCAATTACGACTACGGAAATCTACACCCACCTCGACCGTGATTATCTGCAACAGACACTCCGCGAGTTTCACCCGAGAGCGGGTCGCCGAAAAGGATGA